Proteins encoded in a region of the Zunongwangia endophytica genome:
- a CDS encoding GNAT family N-acetyltransferase — protein MKIEVRKAAKEDMPAVLELINELAEFEKEPDAVEVSVADLERDGFGERPLFECFVAETDGKIEGMALFYYRYSTWKGKTIHLEDLVVREEFRGKGLGGALYNQVIEYSRAQGCKRTEWVVLDWNTKAVEFYKKTGATVFDEWRTVQMDEAAMQSFCNKRS, from the coding sequence ATGAAAATTGAAGTTAGAAAAGCAGCAAAAGAAGACATGCCTGCGGTACTAGAGCTGATAAATGAATTGGCCGAATTTGAAAAAGAGCCTGATGCTGTCGAAGTTTCTGTAGCAGATCTAGAAAGAGATGGATTTGGTGAGCGCCCGCTTTTTGAATGTTTTGTAGCTGAAACTGATGGGAAAATTGAAGGAATGGCGTTATTCTATTATCGTTATTCGACCTGGAAAGGGAAAACTATTCATTTGGAAGATCTGGTTGTTAGAGAAGAATTTCGCGGAAAAGGGCTTGGTGGCGCGTTATACAACCAAGTAATCGAATACTCTAGAGCACAAGGCTGTAAAAGAACCGAATGGGTGGTATTAGACTGGAACACCAAAGCGGTAGAATTTTACAAAAAAACCGGCGCTACTGTTTTTGACGAGTGGAGAACGGTACAAATGGATGAAGCTGCTATGCAATCTTTTTGCAACAAAAGGAGTTAA
- the fbp gene encoding class 1 fructose-bisphosphatase encodes MSKTRPTLGEFIIDNQQDFPYSTGELSRLIRSIRLAAKVVNHEVNKAGLVDITGAVGEQNIQGEDQQKLDIFANKTFIQTLTNREIVCGIASEENDEYITIAGSRKDHNNKYVVLMDPLDGSSNIDVNVSVGTIFSIYRRVTPLGTPVTSEDFLQPGNLQVAAGYIIYGTSTMLVYTTGHGVNGFTLNPALGSWYLSHPDMKFPDIGNIYSINEGNYAHFPTGVKKYIKYCQEEEENRPYTSRYIGSMVSDIHRNMIKGGIYIYPKSSKHEKGKLRLLYECNPMAFIVEQAGGKASDGYQRIMDIKPTELHERSPIFCGSKKMVEKAEEFMKEYED; translated from the coding sequence ATGAGTAAAACCAGACCAACGCTCGGTGAATTTATCATCGACAATCAACAGGATTTCCCATATTCTACGGGAGAATTATCAAGATTAATACGTTCAATTCGCCTAGCCGCAAAAGTAGTAAATCACGAGGTAAATAAAGCAGGACTCGTGGATATTACCGGTGCGGTGGGAGAGCAAAACATTCAGGGTGAAGATCAGCAAAAATTAGATATTTTCGCCAACAAGACGTTTATCCAGACCCTTACGAATCGAGAAATTGTCTGCGGAATTGCTTCCGAAGAAAACGACGAGTACATTACAATTGCAGGTAGCCGAAAAGATCACAATAATAAATATGTGGTGCTTATGGATCCTCTTGATGGAAGCTCGAATATAGATGTGAATGTGTCTGTTGGAACGATTTTTTCTATTTATCGTCGGGTAACACCTTTGGGAACTCCGGTAACTTCAGAAGATTTTTTACAACCCGGAAATTTACAGGTTGCAGCTGGCTATATTATCTACGGAACTTCAACAATGTTAGTATATACCACCGGTCACGGTGTTAACGGTTTTACGCTGAATCCTGCATTAGGATCCTGGTATCTTTCGCATCCAGATATGAAATTTCCTGATATCGGAAATATATATTCCATCAACGAAGGGAATTATGCACATTTTCCAACAGGCGTAAAGAAGTATATCAAATACTGCCAGGAAGAAGAAGAAAATCGTCCTTATACGTCGAGATATATTGGTTCGATGGTTTCAGATATTCATCGCAATATGATCAAAGGCGGGATATATATTTACCCTAAAAGCTCTAAGCACGAAAAAGGAAAACTTCGACTATTGTACGAATGCAATCCTATGGCTTTTATCGTAGAACAGGCCGGCGGAAAAGCCAGTGATGGCTACCAACGCATTATGGATATTAAGCCAACAGAATTGCATGAGCGCTCTCCAATTTTCTGCGGAAGCAAAAAAATGGTAGAAAAGGCAGAAGAATTTATGAAAGAATATGAGGATTAA
- a CDS encoding GNAT family N-acetyltransferase yields the protein MEYQIREAKREDMPHVLELIMELAKHENAPDQVEISVEDLETEGFDHGNFKCFVADVDGKISGMALVYFRFSTWKGRTVHLEDLIVTESMRGTGLGGALYNQVVKYGYEHGVKRVEWVVSEGNKNAIEFYENTGADIKKNWFTVHMNESVIKKNIQK from the coding sequence ATGGAATATCAGATACGTGAAGCCAAGAGGGAAGATATGCCCCATGTGCTCGAATTAATTATGGAACTGGCAAAACACGAAAATGCACCAGATCAGGTTGAAATCTCAGTAGAAGATTTAGAAACTGAAGGTTTTGATCACGGTAATTTTAAATGTTTTGTAGCCGATGTAGATGGCAAAATATCCGGGATGGCATTAGTTTATTTTAGATTTTCGACCTGGAAAGGCCGTACCGTGCATTTAGAAGATCTTATTGTTACTGAAAGTATGCGAGGTACCGGTTTAGGTGGAGCGTTATATAATCAAGTTGTAAAATACGGTTACGAGCATGGCGTAAAACGTGTAGAATGGGTTGTTTCTGAAGGAAATAAAAATGCGATCGAATTCTACGAAAATACCGGAGCCGATATTAAAAAGAATTGGTTTACCGTACACATGAACGAGAGTGTTATCAAAAAGAACATACAAAAATAA